The following proteins come from a genomic window of Nitrospira sp.:
- a CDS encoding Nicotinamidase, which yields MTESCPRSTNRRAAGFPSDSLIALAPHDALLLVDIQNDFLPGGRLGISDGDAIIPILLNYVRLFQTHGLPIFLTRDWHPPDHCSFKPQGGPWPVHCVAGSHGSLPPPSFPAPVSAVIIYKAIDRDQEAYSAFQHTALDRHLRALTVHRLFIGGLATDYCVLNSAKDARMRGYDVCLLMDGVKAVNLQPDDGRRAEEEMMCLGAAPVRWEMLRI from the coding sequence ATGACAGAGTCATGTCCTCGGTCAACAAATCGCCGGGCTGCCGGGTTTCCCAGCGACTCCCTGATTGCGCTCGCACCGCATGATGCGTTGCTTCTCGTCGACATTCAGAATGATTTTCTACCGGGAGGAAGGCTGGGAATCAGCGACGGTGATGCGATCATTCCGATTCTCTTGAACTATGTTCGTCTCTTTCAGACTCACGGCCTGCCGATTTTTCTGACTCGTGATTGGCACCCGCCCGACCATTGCTCCTTCAAACCCCAGGGAGGTCCGTGGCCCGTGCATTGTGTCGCCGGGTCTCACGGGTCTCTGCCGCCGCCGTCGTTTCCGGCCCCCGTCTCCGCCGTCATCATTTACAAAGCCATCGACCGAGACCAAGAAGCCTATTCCGCTTTCCAGCACACCGCTTTGGATCGTCATCTACGGGCCTTGACCGTGCATCGTCTCTTCATCGGGGGATTGGCGACCGATTATTGTGTCCTGAATTCGGCCAAGGACGCTCGGATGCGAGGCTATGACGTCTGTTTGTTAATGGACGGCGTCAAGGCGGTCAATCTGCAGCCCGACGATGGTCGTCGCGCTGAAGAAGAGATGA
- a CDS encoding Putative cytochrome c codes for MPAAPWQFIPLRLLAAGLFGVLIGDGPSISSLYAQDYPPDRARGKTVYERHCQNCHGPSGRGDGPGAASLKVPPANFQRFQSFLKSDEELLRTIEHGIVFSPMHSWRGQLTDGEMQDVVAYIRLLSQQAR; via the coding sequence ATGCCGGCAGCTCCGTGGCAGTTCATACCGCTTCGGCTCCTTGCAGCAGGCCTCTTCGGGGTTTTGATTGGAGACGGGCCCTCGATCTCCTCACTCTACGCTCAGGACTATCCGCCTGACCGTGCGCGCGGGAAAACCGTGTACGAGCGGCATTGTCAAAACTGCCATGGGCCAAGCGGTCGGGGCGATGGACCTGGCGCCGCTTCGCTGAAAGTCCCCCCGGCCAATTTTCAGCGATTTCAGTCGTTCCTGAAATCCGATGAGGAGTTGCTGCGGACCATCGAACACGGCATCGTCTTCAGTCCGATGCATTCGTGGCGCGGCCAGCTCACCGATGGAGAAATGCAAGACGTCGTGGCGTACATTCGCTTGTTGTCGCAACAGGCACGATGA
- a CDS encoding Universal stress protein family, translated as MKILLTVDGSDHSYEAVRSLKYLSRAEELHIVHVLDVPSPAYPMMMPEVAQELYETVERNMRDDGTRLLDRIVSLLPLDVGPVTKHLVVGSPADQIVALAEQLKVGLILLGTRGLGPIKERLIGSVSHRVLTFAPGAKLILPGPLKMLHHILLPLQGTYDADQALSFLQQKPFRDPPTITLFTVLPHTRPPWPVDAVSAEQMETHALRKANDFLGEMAAKLIPWGYQTRVLTTLGTPVDGILQEAKALNPDLILMGSRGRRGLTRMVLGSVSHALLHQGTYPLMIFG; from the coding sequence ATGAAAATCTTGCTCACTGTCGACGGTTCTGATCATTCATATGAGGCGGTCCGATCCCTTAAATACCTGTCTCGTGCCGAGGAATTGCACATCGTGCACGTGCTCGATGTCCCTAGCCCGGCTTATCCGATGATGATGCCGGAAGTGGCGCAAGAACTGTATGAAACAGTCGAGCGAAACATGCGCGACGATGGAACCCGTTTGCTGGATCGCATCGTGTCGTTGCTCCCGTTGGATGTCGGGCCGGTCACGAAGCATCTGGTCGTCGGATCTCCGGCGGACCAGATCGTGGCGTTGGCTGAACAACTCAAGGTGGGGCTGATTCTCTTGGGTACCCGAGGCCTTGGACCGATCAAGGAACGGCTCATTGGAAGCGTCTCCCACCGAGTGCTGACCTTCGCGCCGGGCGCGAAACTGATTCTTCCTGGTCCCTTGAAAATGCTTCATCACATCTTGCTTCCCTTACAAGGAACCTACGATGCTGACCAGGCCCTCTCCTTCCTTCAACAGAAGCCCTTTCGTGATCCTCCCACGATTACACTGTTCACCGTTCTTCCTCATACCAGGCCTCCCTGGCCGGTGGACGCGGTCTCAGCCGAGCAGATGGAAACCCACGCCCTCCGCAAGGCAAACGACTTTCTCGGCGAGATGGCAGCCAAACTGATCCCTTGGGGCTACCAAACCCGCGTACTGACGACGTTGGGTACTCCGGTTGATGGAATTCTTCAGGAAGCCAAGGCGCTGAATCCAGACCTTATTCTCATGGGATCCCGGGGGCGCCGCGGCCTTACCCGCATGGTGCTCGGCAGTGTTTCACATGCTCTGTTGCACCAGGGAACCTATCCACTCATGATTTTTGGCTGA
- a CDS encoding Universal stress protein family, translated as MSVSPEKPTILFATDGSPGSATAEAYACGLARSWGASLTVMSVLEFPPGMNPDYAVNRLYLDELMKDVTAKLTELKARAVALGIPVQSYIATGIPSEEVLTAARAEEAELIVVGTRGKTGLEHILLGSTAERIIRRASCPVLAVPMDIQRADGNSNTEKPSATPKRMLVPVDFSDCSLDAFEYAALIAQRSNASLKLLHVLEPVSYGLDFTLPHRAQRESSKTAVTERLSNLASALISAGLASDFLISGGLPADSILDAARAQSVDMIVMGTHGRRGLSHVLFGSVAESVVRRSSCPVLTVRIPKLPPGHRRVLSGQSMPTMFNPGASHGNP; from the coding sequence GTGAGTGTGTCGCCAGAAAAACCGACCATTCTCTTTGCGACCGACGGGTCGCCTGGATCGGCGACAGCGGAGGCCTATGCCTGCGGGTTGGCCCGGTCATGGGGCGCCTCATTAACCGTGATGAGCGTGCTGGAATTTCCTCCCGGGATGAATCCGGACTATGCGGTGAATCGACTGTATCTGGATGAATTGATGAAGGACGTCACGGCGAAATTAACGGAATTGAAAGCGCGTGCGGTCGCCCTCGGGATTCCCGTACAATCGTACATTGCAACAGGAATCCCGAGTGAGGAAGTATTGACCGCCGCGCGGGCCGAAGAGGCCGAATTGATCGTGGTCGGAACGAGGGGGAAGACCGGTCTCGAACATATCTTGCTGGGAAGCACGGCTGAGCGAATCATTCGGAGGGCTTCTTGTCCCGTTTTGGCCGTCCCAATGGACATACAGCGGGCGGATGGAAACTCGAACACCGAAAAGCCGAGCGCTACACCGAAGCGAATGCTCGTGCCGGTGGATTTTTCCGACTGTTCGCTCGATGCCTTTGAGTATGCAGCGTTGATTGCACAACGATCGAACGCCTCTCTGAAACTTCTTCATGTGCTGGAGCCGGTGTCGTACGGCCTCGATTTTACGCTTCCCCATAGGGCTCAGAGGGAATCGAGCAAGACGGCCGTCACGGAGCGGTTATCGAATCTCGCCTCCGCGCTCATATCCGCCGGCCTTGCGTCCGACTTCCTGATTTCGGGAGGGTTGCCGGCCGATTCCATTCTCGATGCGGCGCGTGCTCAGTCGGTCGACATGATCGTCATGGGGACTCATGGCCGTCGAGGCTTGTCTCATGTATTATTCGGCAGTGTCGCGGAATCCGTCGTGCGGAGATCGTCGTGTCCTGTGCTGACCGTACGGATCCCAAAGTTACCGCCGGGCCATCGCCGTGTCCTTTCAGGACAATCGATGCCGACAATGTTTAACCCAGGAGCGAGTCATGGCAACCCGTAG
- a CDS encoding Pyrophosphate-dependent fructose 6-phosphate-1-kinase — MTEQRPTVGMLVGGGPAPGINSVISAATIRSILGGSDVLGIIDGFKWLMDGSTGQVRPLSIEDVSRIHFQGGSYLGTSRANPTTRAESLDNVVFALSSLGITRLMTIGGDDTAFSAMKLEERAGGRFQVVHIPKTIDNDLDLPYGIPTFGFQTARHVGAEIVKNLMVDARTTTHWYLVVTMGRKAGHLALGIGKAAGATLTIIPEEFRERPVKLQRVVDLLIGAVIKRLDHGRAYGVAVLSEGLIEILDPRDLGGLEHVERDEYGHLRMNQVDVGDVLRRESTKQLHRLGLSTSLVAKNVGYELRCADPIPYDIEYTRDLGYCAAQYLLDGGTSSMVSIQNGRFTPIPFKQLMDSSTGRAKVRMVDMDSQSYQIARQYMIRLTEDDLKDQDALGRYAALTGLSPEAFRERFSTVL; from the coding sequence ATGACAGAACAACGTCCGACGGTCGGTATGCTCGTCGGTGGCGGGCCGGCTCCGGGAATCAATAGTGTCATCAGCGCGGCCACGATCCGCAGTATTCTCGGAGGATCGGATGTGTTGGGGATCATCGATGGATTTAAATGGCTCATGGATGGGAGCACGGGACAAGTACGCCCGCTCTCGATCGAGGACGTGAGCCGAATCCATTTCCAGGGAGGGTCCTACCTGGGCACGTCACGTGCGAACCCGACCACACGCGCGGAGTCGCTCGACAACGTGGTGTTTGCGCTGTCGAGTCTCGGTATCACGCGCTTGATGACGATCGGCGGGGACGATACGGCGTTTTCGGCGATGAAGCTGGAGGAACGAGCCGGCGGTCGCTTTCAAGTCGTCCACATCCCCAAGACCATCGACAACGATCTTGACCTTCCTTATGGCATTCCGACGTTCGGGTTTCAAACCGCTCGTCACGTCGGGGCCGAGATCGTGAAGAATCTGATGGTGGATGCCCGCACCACCACCCATTGGTACTTGGTCGTGACCATGGGACGCAAGGCAGGCCATCTGGCCTTGGGTATCGGAAAGGCAGCCGGTGCGACGCTGACGATCATTCCGGAGGAGTTTCGCGAACGGCCTGTCAAGCTGCAACGAGTCGTCGATCTTTTGATCGGAGCCGTGATTAAGCGGTTGGATCATGGTCGGGCCTACGGGGTTGCGGTGCTGTCCGAAGGACTGATCGAAATTCTCGACCCGCGCGATCTCGGCGGGTTGGAGCACGTTGAGCGAGACGAATATGGTCATTTGCGGATGAATCAGGTGGATGTCGGCGATGTGTTGCGGCGCGAATCGACGAAGCAGCTTCACCGGTTGGGATTGTCCACCAGCCTGGTGGCGAAGAACGTGGGGTATGAGCTCCGCTGCGCCGATCCGATTCCCTACGATATCGAATACACTCGAGATCTCGGCTATTGTGCCGCTCAATATTTACTCGACGGCGGGACCTCGTCCATGGTCTCGATTCAAAACGGACGGTTCACGCCGATTCCGTTTAAGCAGCTGATGGATTCCTCCACCGGACGGGCCAAAGTGAGAATGGTGGACATGGATTCCCAGTCCTATCAAATCGCCCGGCAATACATGATTCGTCTCACCGAGGACGACCTGAAGGATCAGGATGCGCTGGGTCGCTATGCCGCGTTGACCGGCCTGTCTCCAGAAGCATTTCGAGAACGGTTCAGCACAGTCCTCTGA
- a CDS encoding Universal stress protein family: MKILAATDGSKHGNWAIEWLAEIPFAVQPVVRVLHVVDVASIRAPFMIQPAVVGTARYIQSEVKRMETAAKSTKKESEGLLSTLGLNGTVTIDQGGVATTIMKHAQRGVGLLSIGCRGLDALDRFMLGSISNHAIHHAPCSVLVVKENPRPVKHVVLGIDGSAASDKAVKFLMRYVDSAPDGPGHEPVMVTVTHAVPYFKFPEVKETGKALVQRYGAKLAKSGFQIREALRLGKPADEILKVAKQDKADLIVTGAKGLGAIRRVLLGSVSTRVVQHAHCGVLVVR, from the coding sequence ATGAAGATTCTTGCGGCAACTGATGGATCGAAACATGGTAACTGGGCGATCGAATGGTTGGCGGAGATACCGTTCGCCGTGCAGCCGGTCGTCCGTGTCCTCCATGTCGTCGATGTGGCGAGCATTCGGGCTCCGTTTATGATCCAACCGGCGGTCGTCGGGACTGCACGGTATATTCAGTCCGAAGTGAAGCGGATGGAAACGGCGGCGAAATCCACAAAAAAAGAATCGGAGGGTTTGTTGTCGACACTCGGTTTGAACGGGACCGTCACGATCGATCAAGGCGGTGTGGCAACCACGATCATGAAGCATGCGCAACGTGGGGTAGGACTTCTGTCGATCGGGTGCCGAGGCTTGGATGCCCTGGATCGATTCATGCTGGGCAGCATTTCAAACCATGCCATCCACCATGCCCCTTGCTCCGTACTGGTCGTGAAAGAGAACCCTCGACCCGTCAAACATGTGGTGTTAGGGATCGACGGGTCGGCAGCGTCGGATAAAGCGGTGAAGTTCCTGATGCGCTATGTCGATTCGGCCCCGGACGGTCCGGGTCATGAACCGGTCATGGTGACGGTGACGCATGCGGTGCCTTATTTCAAGTTTCCGGAGGTCAAAGAGACGGGGAAAGCGCTGGTACAGCGTTATGGTGCTAAGCTCGCGAAATCAGGCTTCCAGATACGTGAAGCCTTGAGGCTGGGAAAGCCGGCTGACGAGATTCTGAAGGTGGCCAAACAGGATAAGGCGGACCTGATCGTGACCGGAGCAAAAGGATTGGGCGCGATCCGCCGTGTCCTCCTCGGCAGCGTCTCCACCCGGGTGGTGCAACATGCCCATTGCGGAGTGCTCGTGGTCCGCTGA
- a CDS encoding Rubrerythrin → MGKSLKGTKSHDNLKHAFAGESQANRRYLYFARRADIEGYPDVGGLFRDTSEAETGHAFGHLDFLKEVGDPATGVPMGNTDANLKSAIEGETYEYTQMYPGMAKTARDEGFPELAEWFETLAKAERSHANRFQKGLDSLKA, encoded by the coding sequence ATGGGAAAGAGCTTAAAAGGGACCAAGAGTCACGACAATTTAAAACATGCGTTTGCGGGGGAATCACAAGCCAATCGCCGATATCTGTATTTTGCGCGACGGGCCGATATTGAAGGCTATCCGGACGTCGGCGGGCTCTTCCGGGACACCTCGGAAGCCGAAACGGGCCATGCCTTCGGTCATCTGGATTTTTTGAAAGAGGTGGGAGATCCGGCAACCGGCGTGCCGATGGGGAACACCGACGCCAATCTTAAATCCGCCATCGAAGGTGAAACATACGAGTATACGCAGATGTATCCCGGGATGGCGAAGACCGCGCGGGACGAAGGATTTCCCGAGTTGGCCGAATGGTTTGAAACCTTGGCGAAAGCCGAACGGTCCCACGCCAATCGGTTTCAAAAGGGATTGGATAGCCTGAAGGCGTAA
- a CDS encoding Fe-S oxidoreductase-like protein in Rubrerythrin cluster: MKGLSLITPIDPKQLEKETLRIYEVCDGCRRCFNLCPSFNTLLDRIDVYGGDVAKLTPTDHHRVVDECYYCKLCFNHCPYTPPHHYEIDFPHLMVAWKKRLAAERGVRLRDRLLIMTDVIGRLGSATASITNRLLENPGVRGILERVMGIHRDRRVLHFSGETFPRWFGRRTRTATGDSPVRKVALFSSCLVNFQVTDVGKATVQVLEKNGVRVVVPEQRCCGMPSFDIGDTQAIQQAARSNVASLYPLVAEGYDVVVPTVSCSLMLKREYPELHRDEQTKRVAERTFDVCEYLMAMKKAGRLATDFTKKPGRVAYQIPCHLRDQNIGFKSRELMECAGAQVEVIEQCSGHDGSWSAKTEFFPLSMKIAGKAARVIEQTPADLVASDCPLAGLQLEQAGASAHAKGKAVLHPIQIVRDAYGLSPQE; this comes from the coding sequence ATGAAGGGTCTCAGTCTCATCACACCGATCGATCCCAAACAGTTGGAAAAAGAAACGCTGCGGATCTATGAGGTCTGTGACGGTTGTCGGCGCTGCTTCAATCTTTGTCCATCGTTCAACACGCTATTGGATCGGATCGATGTGTATGGGGGTGATGTGGCCAAGCTGACCCCGACCGATCATCATCGCGTCGTCGACGAATGCTACTACTGTAAGCTCTGCTTCAATCATTGCCCCTATACTCCGCCGCATCACTACGAAATCGACTTTCCGCATTTGATGGTCGCCTGGAAGAAGCGTCTTGCGGCGGAGCGCGGCGTTCGGTTGCGGGATCGCCTCTTGATCATGACCGATGTGATCGGAAGACTCGGCAGTGCGACCGCCTCCATTACCAACCGTCTGTTGGAGAACCCAGGTGTGCGCGGCATTCTGGAACGAGTCATGGGGATTCATCGGGACCGCCGAGTCCTGCATTTTTCCGGAGAGACGTTTCCCCGCTGGTTCGGCCGTCGAACCAGGACGGCCACAGGCGATTCACCCGTCCGCAAGGTGGCCCTGTTTTCCAGTTGCCTCGTGAATTTCCAAGTGACCGATGTCGGCAAGGCCACGGTGCAGGTGCTGGAGAAAAACGGGGTCCGAGTAGTCGTACCGGAGCAACGCTGCTGCGGCATGCCCAGTTTCGATATTGGAGACACCCAGGCGATTCAACAGGCTGCTCGAAGCAACGTCGCGTCATTGTACCCGTTGGTCGCCGAGGGATATGATGTGGTGGTCCCGACCGTCAGTTGCAGCTTGATGCTGAAACGCGAGTACCCGGAGCTCCATCGCGATGAGCAGACCAAACGGGTGGCGGAGCGGACCTTCGATGTCTGCGAATATCTGATGGCGATGAAAAAGGCGGGCCGATTGGCGACGGATTTCACCAAGAAGCCTGGGCGTGTTGCCTATCAGATTCCCTGTCATCTCAGAGACCAGAATATCGGGTTCAAATCCAGGGAGCTCATGGAGTGCGCGGGGGCCCAGGTCGAGGTGATCGAACAATGTTCGGGGCACGACGGCTCATGGTCGGCGAAAACGGAGTTTTTCCCGTTGTCCATGAAAATCGCCGGCAAGGCCGCGCGCGTGATCGAGCAAACACCGGCCGACCTCGTCGCGTCGGACTGTCCGTTGGCGGGGTTACAATTGGAGCAAGCCGGCGCGTCGGCCCATGCGAAAGGAAAGGCTGTCCTGCATCCGATTCAGATCGTCCGCGATGCGTATGGGCTCTCTCCACAAGAGTGA
- a CDS encoding 6-pyruvoyl tetrahydrobiopterin synthase, with protein sequence MPPVLLTKRIEFAAAHRYVRAEWDEDKNRTVFGRCYNPPAHGHNYLLEVTVSGEIDPKTGMVVNLFDLKRVLLAVLEEFDHKNLNLDMPYFENRIPTSENFAHVLWTKLASQRDIGTLYALRLCEDEDLYAEVTIADRPDVAAVAKRYSFNAIQDSHEGRDWDCYVTVHGTIDSMTGMATDIGVLDRLVQDRVIKPFDRQDLRQVLGSETVRGEALAKAIWDRLVGRLSGGTLRNVRLVQTRDLSFDYTDLQDERTGH encoded by the coding sequence ATGCCCCCTGTTTTACTGACCAAGCGCATCGAATTCGCCGCCGCCCATCGCTATGTACGGGCGGAATGGGATGAAGACAAGAACCGCACGGTGTTCGGACGCTGCTACAATCCTCCCGCCCATGGACATAACTATTTGCTGGAAGTGACGGTCTCCGGCGAGATTGATCCGAAGACCGGAATGGTCGTCAATTTATTCGATTTGAAGCGGGTATTGCTCGCGGTGCTGGAAGAATTCGATCACAAGAACCTGAACCTCGACATGCCCTACTTCGAAAACCGGATTCCCACATCGGAGAATTTTGCGCATGTCCTCTGGACGAAATTGGCTTCCCAACGAGATATCGGCACACTGTATGCCCTCCGGCTCTGCGAGGATGAAGATCTGTATGCCGAGGTCACGATAGCCGACCGCCCGGATGTCGCCGCCGTCGCCAAGCGATATTCGTTCAATGCCATCCAAGACAGTCATGAGGGGCGGGACTGGGACTGCTACGTAACGGTTCACGGGACGATCGATTCCATGACAGGCATGGCGACCGATATCGGCGTGCTGGACCGACTGGTGCAGGACCGGGTCATCAAACCATTCGACCGGCAGGATCTTCGGCAGGTGCTTGGCTCCGAAACGGTGAGGGGGGAAGCCCTTGCTAAGGCGATCTGGGATCGTCTCGTCGGTCGCCTTTCAGGTGGAACGCTTCGCAACGTCCGTCTTGTGCAAACCCGCGATCTCTCGTTCGACTACACCGACCTTCAGGACGAACGGACCGGTCATTGA
- a CDS encoding 3-oxoacyl-[acyl-carrier protein] reductase: MPGIALVTGANRGIGLEVVRQLAAKQWRVFLTGRSLDSIERAAVSLSTPSVIPVVLDVTDQESIDQAVKTIAQTVDHLDVLVNNAGILSGHDDSVLTLPPDRLRRMLETNTIGPLLVIQAFLPLLRHSAAARIINVSSAVGRLTGMGTSVPAYGISKTALNGVTGKFAAALKSSGIAVNSVDPGWVRTEMGGSEAPRSVEQGADTIVWLATEAPQSMTGLFIRDRKPIPW; encoded by the coding sequence ATGCCCGGCATTGCCCTGGTCACGGGTGCCAATAGAGGCATCGGCCTGGAGGTCGTCCGACAACTGGCGGCAAAACAATGGCGGGTGTTTCTAACCGGACGATCTCTCGATTCCATCGAACGAGCCGCAGTCTCCCTCTCCACTCCGTCCGTTATCCCCGTCGTTCTCGATGTCACTGATCAAGAAAGTATCGATCAGGCTGTGAAAACCATCGCCCAGACTGTCGATCATCTCGACGTCCTCGTGAACAATGCCGGCATCTTGAGCGGCCATGATGATTCGGTCCTCACTCTCCCTCCCGATCGGCTCCGGCGAATGTTGGAGACCAACACGATCGGTCCCTTGCTCGTCATCCAGGCCTTCCTGCCGTTGCTCCGTCACAGTGCAGCGGCTCGGATCATCAACGTCTCGAGCGCAGTGGGACGATTGACCGGCATGGGCACATCGGTCCCAGCCTATGGCATTTCCAAAACCGCGCTCAACGGCGTGACGGGCAAATTCGCTGCGGCACTCAAGAGCTCAGGCATAGCAGTGAATTCCGTGGACCCGGGGTGGGTACGGACTGAGATGGGAGGAAGCGAGGCGCCTCGTTCAGTGGAACAGGGTGCGGATACGATCGTGTGGCTGGCTACGGAAGCGCCTCAGTCGATGACCGGCCTATTCATCCGAGATCGAAAGCCGATTCCGTGGTAA
- a CDS encoding Alkyl hydroperoxide reductase/ Thiol specific antioxidant/ Mal allergen → MSDVAPEIKVGDTAPDFNLKDQDQKDVKLSDYKGKKNVVLCFYPLDWSPVCQGENKCLTDDFPKFQSANAELFGISCDSFFSHKAWADSLDLKHRLLSDVHRTTAKSYGLYFEPLNCSKRATVIVDKNGKVSYVKVQEIKTAREDKEILDALSKLN, encoded by the coding sequence ATGAGCGACGTAGCACCGGAAATCAAGGTGGGCGATACAGCACCGGACTTCAATCTCAAAGATCAAGACCAGAAGGACGTGAAGTTGAGCGACTACAAAGGCAAGAAAAACGTCGTGCTCTGCTTCTACCCTCTCGATTGGAGCCCGGTCTGCCAGGGTGAGAACAAGTGTCTGACCGACGATTTCCCCAAGTTCCAGTCCGCCAATGCGGAATTGTTCGGCATCAGCTGCGACAGCTTCTTCTCTCACAAAGCCTGGGCGGATTCCTTGGACCTGAAACACCGCCTGTTGTCCGACGTGCATCGGACGACGGCCAAGTCGTATGGCCTCTACTTTGAACCGTTGAACTGTTCCAAGCGTGCGACGGTGATCGTCGATAAGAACGGCAAGGTCTCCTACGTAAAGGTACAGGAAATCAAGACGGCGCGAGAGGACAAGGAGATCCTTGATGCGCTCTCCAAATTAAACTAA
- a CDS encoding GTP-binding protein TypA/BipA has protein sequence MYNFIDASIAGRLFFAAHGNNSTMTMIRAPHDRRSDIRNIAIIAHVDHGKTTLVDALLRQTHVHRKIDDMGERILDSMDQERERGITIRAKNASVIYNSVKINIVDTPGHADFGGEVERTLRMVDGVLLLIDAKEGPMPQTTFVLRKALSLGHKAIVVINKIDRPDAVIDDVVNRTFDLFVHLGATDEQLDFPIVYTSAIKGTATLDVNKPGVEIAPLLDVVLDKIPAPAIHAEAPLQILVLALAQDAYKGKLGIGKIQSGSISRRQSVVVLGKNGAQTTGKVSDLAVYSGLERTDTERAEAGEIVAVAGLDEVSIGDTIADAERPVALPRVSIDEPTVQMTFSVNNSPFAGREGKFLTSRHLRERLFKELETNVSLRVNETDSADRFLVAGRGELHLAVLIEQMRREGYELQVSQPEVILHREGGAVMEPYEELTIQVPETYQGTVIEEVGKRRGEMRHMRLIHSDVGTSEMHLEYHIPTRGIMGLKNMLLAKTRGTVILHHVFSAYESAEERDLIVAPHGSLVAYEDGVSTGYAIFMTQERGTMFIGPGIEVYRGMVVGQNSRDEDLDVNVCKEKHLTNMRASGSDEALVLTPPREMTLEFALEYIGADELVEVTPQNLRLRKRLLNPEDRRKARKAGK, from the coding sequence ATGTATAATTTTATCGACGCCTCGATAGCGGGGCGTCTTTTTTTTGCCGCTCACGGGAACAACTCAACTATGACCATGATACGTGCCCCTCATGACCGCCGAAGCGATATCCGCAACATCGCCATCATCGCCCATGTCGACCACGGCAAGACGACGTTAGTCGATGCCCTGCTTCGCCAAACCCATGTCCATCGCAAGATCGACGACATGGGCGAACGCATTTTGGATTCGATGGATCAGGAGCGAGAACGCGGGATCACGATCCGAGCCAAGAATGCGAGCGTCATCTACAACAGTGTGAAGATCAATATTGTCGATACGCCAGGTCATGCTGATTTCGGCGGTGAAGTGGAACGTACCTTGAGAATGGTGGACGGCGTACTGCTGCTGATTGACGCCAAGGAAGGCCCGATGCCGCAAACGACCTTCGTGTTGCGCAAGGCTCTTTCGCTGGGTCACAAGGCCATCGTGGTGATTAATAAAATCGATCGACCGGACGCCGTGATCGACGATGTCGTCAACCGTACGTTCGATCTCTTCGTCCATCTGGGAGCCACCGACGAACAACTCGACTTCCCCATTGTCTACACCTCGGCGATCAAGGGCACCGCCACACTCGATGTCAATAAACCCGGCGTTGAAATCGCGCCGTTGCTCGACGTCGTTCTGGATAAAATTCCCGCCCCTGCCATTCACGCCGAGGCTCCGCTTCAGATACTGGTATTGGCCCTGGCCCAGGATGCCTACAAAGGCAAGCTGGGTATCGGCAAGATCCAATCGGGATCGATCTCCCGGCGACAAAGCGTCGTAGTGCTCGGTAAGAATGGGGCTCAGACCACAGGCAAGGTCTCGGACTTGGCGGTCTATTCCGGCCTCGAACGAACGGATACGGAGCGGGCGGAAGCCGGGGAAATTGTCGCAGTGGCGGGGCTCGATGAGGTGAGTATCGGCGATACCATCGCCGATGCCGAGCGTCCGGTCGCTCTTCCGCGCGTCTCGATCGACGAGCCGACCGTTCAGATGACCTTTTCAGTGAACAACAGCCCCTTTGCCGGGCGAGAAGGCAAGTTCCTGACGTCACGCCATTTACGTGAGCGCCTGTTCAAGGAATTGGAAACCAACGTGTCGCTTCGCGTCAATGAGACAGACAGCGCCGACCGCTTCCTCGTGGCGGGCCGAGGCGAGCTCCATCTCGCGGTGTTGATCGAACAGATGCGGCGGGAAGGGTATGAGCTACAAGTTTCGCAACCGGAAGTCATTCTTCACCGTGAAGGCGGCGCCGTCATGGAGCCCTACGAGGAGTTGACTATTCAGGTGCCGGAAACCTATCAGGGCACGGTCATCGAAGAGGTCGGTAAACGTCGCGGCGAAATGCGGCACATGCGCCTCATTCACTCCGATGTCGGCACCAGCGAGATGCATTTGGAATACCACATTCCAACCCGAGGGATTATGGGGTTGAAGAACATGCTCCTGGCGAAGACCCGTGGGACCGTCATTCTGCACCATGTCTTTTCGGCCTACGAATCGGCGGAAGAGCGGGACCTAATCGTCGCCCCGCATGGCTCGCTTGTCGCCTACGAAGACGGTGTCAGTACGGGTTATGCCATCTTTATGACCCAGGAACGCGGGACCATGTTCATCGGGCCCGGCATCGAAGTCTACCGAGGGATGGTCGTGGGCCAGAACAGCCGAGATGAGGACCTCGATGTGAATGTGTGCAAAGAGAAGCATCTCACCAACATGCGGGCCTCCGGTTCAGATGAAGCCTTGGTACTCACGCCTCCGCGTGAAATGACGCTGGAATTCGCTTTGGAATACATCGGGGCCGATGAGTTGGTCGAGGTGACCCCGCAGAACCTGCGACTCCGGAAGCGGCTGCTGAACCCAGAAGACCGCCGCAAAGCCAGGAAGGCGGGGAAATGA